From Thalassotalea psychrophila:
ACGGTAATTGTAAAAGTGCTTTTATTGATCATTTTCAGCCCCTTTAGCGTTTAATTCGCTTTCCTGCCTTTGCAATTGCATGTGGAACTTTTGTCCCAAGAATTGGGCCGGATTCTTTTGAACTTGACGCAGCCACATATCATTAAGATTGGCATCAAGTAACAATTGCTCAGCGGAAAGTTGTTCTATTTCTTGAGTTTGCGCTTCTTTTTTGTCTGCACCTTCTCCCGTTTGTGGTTCATCACCGAGCTCTTTAGGGCTATCTCCTTCCTCAGCTTTTTGGCTTTCAGACATTCGATTGACTTCATCGATTATCGCTTGAACAATCGCTAAGTTTTGTAATGCGGCGCTATTCTCTGGGTAGTCATTTAAGATTGCTTGATACACAGCTCGTGCTTTAACATAACGCCTAGCGTGGGCTAAAGCATTACCTTTGGCTAACCTGTCACCGACATGATCGTATTGACTATACAGTAATGAAGCTTGTTCAAATTGCTCTGCTCCGTATAAGCTAAATGCTTGCCATCGTGTATTGGTAAACACTTTGGCGGCAAGGTCATACTTTTCAAGTTTGAATAATATTTGTCCTTGTTGGTCTTTGGTCAACCAAATATTGGCAAATTGTTGAGGTTTAACGTAAACAAAACCTGCAAGTAAAATGAGCATTACACAAATGAAATATATTTTGTATTTGTTATATATAGTTTTCACCTTGCTTATAACAGGGTGATTTAACTTAAATCGAATTATAATTTGTTGGTGGAGAGAATTTACCATTGCAGAGTCCAGCCTCGACGAAACCAAAATAAAAACATTAACGCAAGGACGAATACCAGCGGGTAACCGGCATCAAGCCACGGGCGACCAGCGTCTTCTACGATCACTAGATTATTTTCAATAAAACGGTTTACTCGTTCAACATCTTGGTTATCGTGTGTAAGCTCAACGATTCGACCACCACTTTCATCGGCTAAATTTTGTAGTTGGGCCAGTTGTATAGGGATGATGTTTTTATCTGTATCCAGTGTTTGTTCTGTGTTTCCTATGGCCCAGACAACCAATTGATGTGGTTGAACATTAAAAAAATCAGAAAATTTTGCCACTGTTTCTGCGGTAGCACCATCGCCAATCAATAATAACGAACCAGGAACTTTAGTAGGGGACAACATAGATTCCGTAATAGGTAATACTTTTTCGGGTAGCTTGCCTTGCATTGGCATTAAATTGCTATCCAAGGCATCTAAAAAGTGGCTGATCATCTCTGTGTCTTTAGTAATTGGCATTACCGTATGGGCACTACCTGAATAGGCTATTAGGGCAGTGTTACTGTCACCTCGCAATTCAAGTAGTTCTATGATTTTATGTTTAGCTCGTGCTAAACGAGATGGCTGCACATCACTCTGCTGCATCGTTTTTGACACGTCTAACGCTATCACTAAGGCTGAATTGTCTTCAGTTAGAGGCGACGGTTGTTGCTGCCAAGTTGGGCCTGATAAAATTAAACACAGTAAAAACAAGCAGTATTGACCTAACCTTCTAGGTGATAACCAATGATTGGTATTTCCTTCTACGTTGAGGTGGTCAATCATTTCTGTTGACATAATAGGGCGCCAAGTTGCTAAAGTATCACTGCGTTTAATAAACGCATTGATTAACCAATACCCAACGATAAGCGCCAATAACCAAAAGGGTCGTAAAAAATGAAAGTGTTGAAACTGCATTAACTCGTTCATAATACGTCCTTGCCTGATGCAATGTTTGATTCATTTAGTCGTTTTACTTTACGATTGTTATAAGCAAAAACTAAATTTACAATAGTAAACGCCAGTAAATAGAGTACTAACATCACCATAAGTGGGTAATGATGAGCGCTCGTTCTTGGTCGAAATGACTTACTGTCAAACAATTGTGGTTCAAGCTTGTCGATTTGTTGATAAACTTGCTGCAACTCTTCTCTGTTAAGTGCTTCGAAAGCCGCACCGCCGGTTACGTTTGCAATTTCATCAAGTACAGCTAAATCTACTTTCTTTTCACCTACAGCTTCAGGATCACCTACTGCAATGGTATATATTTTAATGTTGTATGCAGCGGCAACTTTTGCCGCATCTATTGGCGGTACTTTTGAACCAGTGTCATTACCATCGGTGAGTACAATTAACACCCGGTGCTCTGTTTGCTCATTTTCAAAGACACTAATGGCTAATCCTATGGCATCACCAAAAGCCGTACTTTGACCGGCCATACCTATATCTGATTCTTTTAATAAATCAAGCCAGGTATCTATATCGGCTGTAAACGGCGCCTGCAAATAAGGAGCATTACCAAATAAAATAAGCCCTAAACGATCACTCTCTCTGCCTTTAGTAAAATCAAAAAGTACATTTTTTACCGCATCTAAACGGTTTATGGTTTGACCTTGCTGGTTGGTAAAGTCCTGCTCTGCCATTGAACCAGATAAATCTACGGCGACCATAAGATCTCTGGCAGATTTTTGCTGAGTGATAGGTTGACCAACTATTTCAGGCTTTGCCATCGCAATAACAATACACAGCCATGAAATTAGCACAATCACGCCTTGCAGAAGCTTTCGATTTAAAATTACAGCGCCATGTTGCGGGGTTTCACCGGTTACATCGACTAATCGCTCAAAATAAGGCACCTGCAGCGACTGTTTTCGTTCTTTATAAACAGGAGCTAACCAAAAGATTAGAATTGGGAACGGTATCAATACAAAAAACCAAGGATAAACAAATTCAATCATTTAACCTCCTATGGAATTTTAACCACAGACTAATTTCATTGATCACACTGTTCAGCTGCTCTGGGCTGATTTCAAAGCCAGGATTGTAGGATAGTTGGTGTAAAATGCCTGAACAATTCTTTTTAAAATTACTTTGCTCACATTGTTGATCAAGCCATTCCTCCCAGTCTTTACCACTAAGCTGGGTAATGTCATTTCGACCAAACGCATGTAAAGCACTGGCACGAAGCAGGGCGGGGAGTTGATTATGAGTTAAATAAGAGTGTTGGCTCCTTGAATGTTTAATTTCAAAAAGGCACTTTAATGCATCACGTCGATAAGCATCTTCTTGATAATGTTTAATGGCAAAATAAATTCGTTTGAACGCTAGTAATAAAATAATAATGAACAGCAATTGCCAACCTATGGTAGTCGGCCACCAACTAATCGCATCCGGTTGACTGGTTTCAATGATATCTAAAACTAAGTAATTGCCCCATGGCTCAGGAAAAAGTCTCATTAGCCTACCTTACCTAACTCTTTACGGAGCTGTTTCTCTATAGGCTCTAAGGTATTTAAAAAAAGCAAAGGGATGCGGTTTTTTCTTGTCGCAGATTCAAATCGGTTTTCTTGTTGTTCTATACTGGCCCGGTATTTATCTTGCGTGTTACGGTTTAAAGAAGAAAACTGAATTTGTTTTTCGCCATCACTAACCACCATATTACTCATTTCTGGAAGTTGCTGTTCGAGTGGATCATATATTTGGCAGGCGATAACGTCATTATGCTGACGAATGTTTTTTATTAACTGTGTACTTTTAGTATCCCAACCGTGACCATCACCTACAATTATGATCAAAGCATTATGACCACAAATGTGGCTGAGTTTAATCAAGGCTTCATTGATTGAATTAGCATTAGACTCCCGGCCTTTACCTACTTTCAACTGGTGGTTCATTTTAACCACCTCGGTTAAAACGTTAACAACATGTTGTTTGCCTCGTTTGGCCGGCACAACTTTTACCTTGGTATCATTAAAAATGATTGCACCTATGCGATCACCGCTGTCAGTAACTTTCCACGCCATTAACGCCGAGATTTCAGCAGCAATGACCGATTTCATTTTATTTGTGCTACCA
This genomic window contains:
- a CDS encoding VWA domain-containing protein, with product MNELMQFQHFHFLRPFWLLALIVGYWLINAFIKRSDTLATWRPIMSTEMIDHLNVEGNTNHWLSPRRLGQYCLFLLCLILSGPTWQQQPSPLTEDNSALVIALDVSKTMQQSDVQPSRLARAKHKIIELLELRGDSNTALIAYSGSAHTVMPITKDTEMISHFLDALDSNLMPMQGKLPEKVLPITESMLSPTKVPGSLLLIGDGATAETVAKFSDFFNVQPHQLVVWAIGNTEQTLDTDKNIIPIQLAQLQNLADESGGRIVELTHDNQDVERVNRFIENNLVIVEDAGRPWLDAGYPLVFVLALMFLFWFRRGWTLQW
- a CDS encoding vWA domain-containing protein, with translation MIEFVYPWFFVLIPFPILIFWLAPVYKERKQSLQVPYFERLVDVTGETPQHGAVILNRKLLQGVIVLISWLCIVIAMAKPEIVGQPITQQKSARDLMVAVDLSGSMAEQDFTNQQGQTINRLDAVKNVLFDFTKGRESDRLGLILFGNAPYLQAPFTADIDTWLDLLKESDIGMAGQSTAFGDAIGLAISVFENEQTEHRVLIVLTDGNDTGSKVPPIDAAKVAAAYNIKIYTIAVGDPEAVGEKKVDLAVLDEIANVTGGAAFEALNREELQQVYQQIDKLEPQLFDSKSFRPRTSAHHYPLMVMLVLYLLAFTIVNLVFAYNNRKVKRLNESNIASGKDVL
- a CDS encoding DUF4381 domain-containing protein — encoded protein: MRLFPEPWGNYLVLDIIETSQPDAISWWPTTIGWQLLFIIILLLAFKRIYFAIKHYQEDAYRRDALKCLFEIKHSRSQHSYLTHNQLPALLRASALHAFGRNDITQLSGKDWEEWLDQQCEQSNFKKNCSGILHQLSYNPGFEISPEQLNSVINEISLWLKFHRRLND
- a CDS encoding DUF58 domain-containing protein, with amino-acid sequence MKKDRSNASDTPDDSTGAAVNKSKNVYVDINDLRRLQHQAKGFSFLTKQPVNSALSGKNVSKLRGRGLNFEELRHYRPGDDIRSMDWKVTRRTGKPHIKVYTEERERNVYLVVNQSSSMFFGSTNKMKSVIAAEISALMAWKVTDSGDRIGAIIFNDTKVKVVPAKRGKQHVVNVLTEVVKMNHQLKVGKGRESNANSINEALIKLSHICGHNALIIIVGDGHGWDTKSTQLIKNIRQHNDVIACQIYDPLEQQLPEMSNMVVSDGEKQIQFSSLNRNTQDKYRASIEQQENRFESATRKNRIPLLFLNTLEPIEKQLRKELGKVG